DNA from Sphingomonas psychrotolerans:
CCGAGCGCCTTTCGATCTTCGCCGCGAGCGTCTTGTCCCAGCCATAGGGGTCGCCGCGGAAGTTCATCTGGCCGTTCGCGCTGGCGAACGCGGTCCAGTAGAGCAGATAGACCTGCACCTGGTCCTGCGGCTGGAGCTGGACGCGCAGCGTCTTGCCCTTGCCCAGCGCCTCGTCGATTTGCTCGGGTTGCCATGCCGGATCGTTGCGCAGCAGCAATTGCGCGAGCGGACCCGGCTTCTCGAGCCGCACGCAGCCATGGCTATCGAGCCGGTCGAAGCTCGCGAACTTCGCCTGCGCCGGCGTGTCGTGGAGATACACCGCATAGGGGTTGGCGAAGTCGAACTTGTAGAGCCCGAGCGCGCTCTTCGGCCCCGGCTGCTGCTGGATCCGGCGGGCCGCGCCGGTGCCGATGATCTTGTAATTGTTGCGCGCCAGATAGGCCGCGCCCTTGGGGAACAGCTCCTTGGCGGCGATCCCGGCCGGCACGTTCCACGGCGGATTGAGCACGATCGAGTGGATGCGCGACTGGAGCATCGGCGTCTCGTTGCCCGGCCGCCCGGTGACTGCCTTCATCGAGGCGATCGGCGCATCGCCTTCGAACACCGTCAGCACCGCCGCGGCGATGTTGACCTGGATGCGCTTGGCCGGAAGCTCCGAGGGCAGCCAGCGCCAGCGCTCCATGTTCGCCATGATCTGGCGCACGCGATCGGCGGCGGGCACGTTGAGCGCCCGCAGCGTCCCGGTCGACACCAGCCCGGTGGGATTGAGCCCATAGCGCCGCTGCGCCCGGACCACCGCTTCCTTGAGCGCCGCATCGAACTTGTCGCCGCCGGCGGCGACCTCGCTGTCCTCGACCGCGAGCCGCTTGCGCAGCGCCGCAACGCGCGGCCCGCTCGCGCCGACCGCGAGATCCGGACCGGCGGCAAGCGTCGCCCAGCCGCCATTCGCCTCTATTTTCCGATAGTTGACGAGCCCCTTTTGCAGTCCGTCATAGCCGGCATAAGGCGGCGGCAGCGCGCGGAACCACGCGGCGATCCGGTCGCGCTTCACTGCGTCGGCAAAGGCGGGGACGGGGTCATAGGCGACCGGCCGCAGCCCCCAATCCTGCTGGAAGTCGCTGATGTCGAGCCGGCCCGAATGCACCGCGCGGGCATAATCGAGCGCGGCCCGGACGACTGCGTCATTGCCGTCGAGCCGCGGCTTCGCGGTGCCGTCATGGCGCAGCCCGTGGGCGAACCCGGCATCGGCGAGCAATTGCCCGAGCTGCGCGGCCTGCGCGGCGGAGAGCGTCGGCAGCGGCACGACCTGAACCGGCGCGACAGGCGGCACCGACTGCACCACCGGCGCGGCCGGGGTCTGCTGCGCAAGGCCGGGCACACTCACCAGCCCCACGACGCTCGCCACGGCGGCGCCAAGCTGCACGGATCTGCCCAAACTCACTCGCAATTTCACTGGTCATTACTCCTGCCCGGCTGTCCACCCCCCGGTAAATCAGCTGAATCGCGTTGCTAATAGGCGAATTTCGGGTGCGAGTGCGAGCAACTATTGACCCGCGGCCGATATATGCCGGCCGCGGGTCAAAACAGGGGCGCGGATTACTGTCCGAACCCGCGCCCGGCACCCGCGCCCGACCGGGCTCCTTCTCAAGAACGACCGCAGCCGCCCGACCTTGCCAGCTTTCTTCGCGTCCCGCTAAGCTCGCGCGAAATTCGGCGCGATCCAGCCGCCGGGACAGGAGAGATCATGGTCGTCCGCCGCGGATTCCTCGCCGGTGCGCTCGCGCTGCCGCTCGTCGCGCATGCCCAGCCCCAGGAAAGCTGGGAAGAGAAACGCCAGCGCCAGCTCAAGGACGATTGGCCGTGGCTCGGTCGCTATGCCGAGGAGAACCGCCAGCTGCGCGCCGCGGGCACGAAGACCAACATCGTCTTCATGGGCGATTCGATCACCGAGGGCTGGCGGGGCCAGCGCCCGGCTTTCTTCAGGCCCGGCCGCGTCGGCCGCGGGATCAGCGGACAGACCACCCCGCAAATGGTGCTGCGGATGATGGCCGACGTGGTCGGGTTGAAGCCGCGTTACGTCCACATCATGGCCGCGACCAATGACGTGGCGGGCAACACCGGCAAGATCACACTCGCCCAGACCTGCCACAATTTCCGGATGATGACTGCGATCGCACAGGCCAATCGCATCCACGTGCTGCTCGCCTCGGTGCCGCCCGCCGATCATTTCCCATGGCGCCAGGGGCTCGAGACGGTGAAGCCGATCCGCGCGATCAACGCGTGGCTCAAAGACTATGCGAAGACCGCCGGGGCGACCTGGATCGATTATTGGCCGGTGCTCGCCGACGAGAAAGGCGCGATGAAGCCCGGCCTCGCCACCGACGGGGTGCACCCGACCGATGAAGGCTATGACCGGATGGCCACCGTGATCGAGCCGTTCCTGCGGGCGCGGAAACTATGAGGCGAACGGGGTTTTTCGCCTTCTGACCCCATCGCCCCAATTGCGGACGTACTGTCTTCAATCAGACTGTTCGGATGAATGAAGAGAAGCCTTCCGAACGCCTCATCGAGCAAAGGCTGCGAAACCGCATAATGGAAGAACTTTGGGGCCACTCCAGAGATCATACATGGATCAAGGAGGTCGGGGCGGTCGAATGGTTCGAAAGCTTCTTCGATCACTTTCCTTACGAGGGGCAGCCCCACGGGTACCCCGCCATGACCACAGATGAAGCGACCGCTGTCGGGGCCGTGTGCCTGACCATGCAGCAAGCAATTGCAGACCTCCCGAAAAACCCGACCGTTCAACAGATAATCCACTCCGGCTGGCCCGATCGAATCAGGCCAGTAGCTCAAAGTGCGCTTGACCTGTTGACGGTTCGGGGCAGGCTCGCAGAGGAGTTCGAGGAGGCAGAGCCAAGCTCCCCCATACCTTGGCCGCCGAACGGCAGCTAACGCCAGCTTCAGCCATTCAGTGCTCCTGCGAAGGCAGGAGCCCAGGGCCGTGCAGCCCTCCGCTATCTTGGGCTCCTGCTTTCGCAGGAGCACGAGAAGAGAACGGCAGATAACCCCCAAATCCCGGACGCCCTGTTTCCGGCTGTAGCGCGCGGGTGCCCTGAACCTGCCGTTCCGCTTAGGAAACCTGCCGGGCGGCGAGTGCTCCAATTGCGGACGTTGACCGCCGCCGATGATCGCGCGATCCTGATATATGCATCAGGACATCGCCGTGGCCTTCGTCGCCCTCTCGTCAAGGGCGAAGATCGCCGTTCTCGCTCGGACCATTCACATGGAAACGATCCATGTGCGCGGCGCACATCTGGATCATCCCGATGACCCGATGCGCCTTTACCAGTCCAGCGAGTTCATCCACCGCCTGTCCGGATTCATCATGAGACTTACCCGCGATCCAGACCTGGGTGAGCGCGATATGACACACGCGGCCGCGTCATTGGTCGAAGGTATCGAACCGCGTGGCCAATATTATCTGGATAGGCTCAGCGAGTGGATCGCCGAGGCAGAGGCAATTTCCTGACGACCGCTTCACCATTCGCGGTCATTCCCGACCCAGCTGGCGGTGCGTGTTGCCCGAAACCTGTTGGCCCGCTTTCGGCGGTAAGCGGACGGCAGCTACCATCCGCCAACGGATGTTCATCTATTGGAGAATGCGAGCGAAATCCTCCGCGAGTGGCTTGCCGAGCAACGGGCGGACAAGATCCACGGCGGACGGAGAACCGTCAAAGGCTTCGATGAACTCGTCGCGAATGGCCTCCCGAATGCGCGAGTCGTTCGAGCCGTACAGGTCTTCGATCGCGGCAATTCCGCGCGACAGTTCGGGCATGACCGTTCCAGCCGCGGCAAGGGTAGCGAGGTAGCGGGCGAAAGCCGCCAGGATGACACCTGGCAGATCGTCGCAATCATCGACCAGCACATATTCCTCCGAAAGCGCGAATGCTGGAAAACGCGCTTTCAGCGTCGGGACAACGGCCAGATAGCTATCTTCGATCGGAACGCCGGGTAGCTGCATCGATTGAGGATGCAGCGATCCGCCGACGTCCGCAATCCCGGACATTCGGGCGGGGCCTGGTGCGCGGGTGCCCTGAACCTGTCGTTCCCTTTTGGGGCGGCAAACCTGCCGGTCGGCTATCCCCCGGTTGCGGACGTTCAGATATTCTCCCGGTCAGCCAGGGCGACCACCTCACGCTGCCGATTGAGATCGTCGTCAACGTCCTGAATGATCGTCTCCAGCTGCTCGGCAGTCAGAATCCAGGGGGATGCGGCGCCCTGCAGGAAGTCTCTCTTCTCGTCGCCGCGCATCGACCACCATCCGATATTCACACTGTCTTTGAGCACCCTCTCCGCGATCTGGAGCAGGGCCATCCTGTCGAAACATTCTCCCGCCGCGGGTCGCTTATGGCCCGTAGCCGCGTAAAGCTGGTTGATCAGGCCCGGGAGTTGCGGATGGAACATCGTCTCAACATCGAAACGCTCGCCAAACTTCGATTTCATCAAAAGGGCGAGCATAATGGCCGCGCCGCCGTTCAGGCGGATCGAGTCGGAATCAGCGTCATAGGTTGGGAAGGTCATCCAGCCCTCTGGGATTCAGTTAGACGCCGCCATACAGGCGCGGGCTCGTGCGACCAATGTCGCTAACCACCACTTACGGCTATTGGCGATTTGCGAGATCGCTTCCACGGTTCTGCGGCGAGGGTAAGCTCCGCGCCCGTGCGCATCGATGGCAATATTCTCGGACAATAAGTTCCATTCGCTGCAGTTTTGGGTAGTCTGAGGGCGACCACCGGATTCGTGCGCCTGCGAAAGCAGGCGCCCAGGATCACAAGCGAACCGGTCTGAAACGCTGGCTTCCGCTTCCGCGGGAGCACGGCAGGAGAGAGATAAGATGCGGGTCACGCCGAGGGACGCCATCATTGTCGGTATCGCGGCGCTGTCGGGCTGGGCGATCGCCGCATCTGCGCAAACCGCTCCCGCAAAGCTCGGCCCTGCGGTGTTCGACTGGGCGAGAATGGAAGCGAAGACCACCGATGTCGGCGCAATCCGGAATCTCGTCCGCCAGCCCACCGCGACGCTCGACGAGCTCGAGATGCACGTCACCACGCTCAATCCCGGGCTCGCCTCGCATGCCCCCCACACCCATCCCAATGAGGAATTGGTGATCGTCCGCGAAGGCATTGTCGAGGTGCTGAACGGCGGGACCTGGAAGCGTCTCGGCCCCGGCTCGGTGATCTTCAACGCTTCCAATTCGCCGCACGCGCTGCGCAATGTCGGTGCAACACCGGCGACCTATCACGTGATCAACTGGAAGACGCCGGCAACGCCCGCGAATTGAGGAGAAGATATGCACCGTCGCACGATGCTCACCGGCGCCGGACTGGCCGGAATCACCGCCGCGCTGCCGCCCGAGCTGCTCGCCGCCCAGTCGCAGAGCCAGGGCAATGCCGTCTCCGCCGACGCCGCGCCCGCCGGCCCCGAACCGACCGCGAAGCACCGGATCAAGTTCGGCGTGATCGGCCTCGATCACGCGCATATCTATGGCATGACCGACGCGATGATCCGCGGCGGCGGCACGCCGGTCGCCTTCTTCGCCACCGATCCGAAGCAGATCGAGACGTTCGGCAAGCGCTACGGCAACGGCGTCAAGCTCGCGAAGAGCGAAGACGAGATCCTCGGCGACAAGGGCATCCAGCTGATCATCGGCGCGCCGATCCCCGATTTGCGCGCGCCGCTTGGCATTCGCGCGATGCGCGCCGGCAAGGACTATCTCGGCGACAAGCCCGCGGTCACCAGCCTCGATCAGCTCGCCGAGGTCCGCCGCGCGGTGAAGGAGACCGGCCGCAAGTTCGCGATCATGTATTCGGAGCGGCTCGAGGTGCGCGCCGCGGTCCATGCCGGCGATCTCGTCGCGCAGGGCGCGATCGGCAAGGTGATCCAGACGGTCAATCTCGCCCCGCACCGGGTCAGCGCGCCCAGCCGCCCCGACTGGTTCTGGGACAAGGCTCGCTACGGCGGCATCCTCACCGATATCGGCAGCCACCAGGCCGATCAGTTCCTGTTCTACACCGGCTCGACTTCGGCGCAGGTCGTCGCTTCGCAGACCGGCAATCTCCATTGGCCCGACAAGCCGAAATTCGAGGATTTCGGCGACATGATCGCCACCGGCAACGGGGGGACGGGCTATATCCGGGTCGACTGGTTCACTCCGGATGGCCTGCCGACCTGGGGCGACGGCCGCCTGTTCCTCGTCGGCACCGAAGGCTCGATCGAGCTTCGCAAATATGTCGACGTCGCGGGCCGTCCGGGGGGCAACCACCTGTTCATCACCGACAAGAAGGGCGTGCGTTATGTCGATTGCTCGAAAGTGCCGCTGCCGTTCGGCCCGCAATTCGTGACCGACGTGGTCGAGCGATCGTCGATCGCGCAGGATCAGGATCAGGCGCTGCTCGCCGCCGAACTGGTGCTGACCGCGCAGAAGAACGCGACCCGGCCCAAGCTGGGATGATGATCAATCGTCGTCCCGGCTTTCGCCGGGATCTCGGGCCGCGAGCGAACGGTCTGCGGCATGAGGTCCCGGCTTTCGCCGGGACGACGGCGGAATAGGAGGACAGTCGATGACTCTCGAGACAACCCGACGCGGCATCCTGAAGACCGGCGCGGCGCTGGCCGCCCCGACGATCGTCCCCGCCAGCGTGTTCGGCCAGAATGCGCCGTCGAACCGGGTGGTGATCGGCGCGATCGGCGTAGGGCGCATCTCGCGCATCCACGACATGAAGGAAGTCCACAAGCACAAGGACGCCCAGATCGTCGCGGTCTGCGACGTCGACACCGTCCGCCTGGGGGCGGGCAAGGAACTGGTCGACTCGCGCTACACCGCCAGCACCGGCAAGCCCTATGCCGGCACGCGGATGTACCATGATTATCGCGAGCTGCTGGCGAACAAGGAGATCGATGCGGTCCTGATCTCCACGCCCGATCACCAGCATGCGCCGCAGGCGGTGCACGCGGTCCGCGCGGGCAAGCACGTCTATCTCCAGAAGCCCGCCGCGCTGACCATCGCCGAGGGCCGGGCGATGGCCGATGCGGTCAAGGCGAGCGGGCGCATCGTGCAGATCGGCTCGCAGCAGCGCGCGCAGGATCCGTGGCCGCAATTCCACCGCGCCTGCGAGCTGGTCCGCAACGGCCGCATCGGCACGCTCCGCCATGTCGAGGTGGGGTTGCCGGGCGATCCTTCGGGACCCGAGGCGCCGGCGATGCCCGTACCGCGCAACCTCAATTACGACGCGTGGCTCGGCACCACGCCCGAAGTGCCCTATACCGAGATCGGCGTGCATCCGCAGGATTCGTTCGAGAACCGGCCGGGCTGGCTGCGCATCGAGCAATATGGCGCCGGGATGATCACCGGCTGGGGCTCGCACCATATCGATACCGCCCATTGGGGCATGGACATGGAGCATTCGGGCCCGGTCGAGATCTGGGGCAAGGCCGAATTCCCCAAGAGCGGCCTGTGGAACGTCCATGGCGCCTTCGAGACGCATGCCCGCTACGCCAATGGCGTGACGATGACCGTGTCGGGGGCTTTGCCCAACGGCGTGAAGTTCATCGGCGACAAGGGCTGGATCTTCGTCACGCGGAGCGGCGCGGTGACCGCTTCGGACCCGAGCGGGCCGCAGATCGATCCGCTGCAGGCGAGCGATCCCAAGATCCTGACCAGCGTGATCGGTCCCAACGAAGTGCACCTCCTCAAGGTCCCCGAGCAGCATCGCAACTGGCTCGACGCGATTTTGACCAGCGTGCCGGTCAGCGCGCCGGCGGAGGTGGGGCACCGCGCCTGCTCGACCTGTCTGCTCCACTGGACCGCGATGAAGACCGGGCGCCGGCTCAAATGGGATCCGAAGGCGGAACGCTTCCTCGGCGACGATGAAGCCAATGCTATGCTCCGTCGTCCACAACGCGCAAAATACGCGATCTAGCGTCGCTCGACCAAATTCCCCGTTCCCGGGCAAAACGCGCGCACGCTCGACGCGGCCGGTGTCAACTTCGGCGTGCGCATGTTCCACCTTTTCCCTATGCCGCCCGGAGAAAGTGCAAACCGCCAAAGGACCCCTGAATGATCCGCACTGGACTGATCGGCTACGGCCTTGGCGGCTCGGCATTCCATGCTCCGCTGATCGACGCCGTGCCCGAACTGGAGCTCGCAGCGATCGTCACTTCGCGCGCCGACGCAGTGGGGGAGCGCTATCCGGGGGTGCAGGCGGTGCCCGATGTCGCGGCGCTGCTCGTCGATCCGGATATCGCGCTGGTCGTGATCTCTACTCCGAACGACACGCATTTCCCGCTGGCCGGGGCCGCGCTCGAGGCGGGCAAGCACGTCGTGATCGACAAGCCCTTCGCCAACACCGTCGCCGAGGCCGAAGCATTGATCGCGCTGGCCGAGGTGAAGGGCAGGGTGTTGAGCGTCTTCCACAACCGCCGCTGGGACGGCGACTTCCTCACCCTGCGCAACTTGGTGGATCAGGGAAGTTTCGGAGAAATCACGCTTTATGAAGCGCGCTGGGATCGCTTCCGCCCCGCATTGCGCGACAGCTGGCACGAAAATGCGGGGCCGGGCGGCGGTATCCTGATCGATCTTGGCCCCCATCTGATCGATCAGGCACTCGCACTGTTCGGCCCGCCCGAAAGGGTGACCGCCGACATCACCGCGCAGCGCAAAGGTTCGCTGGTCGACGATTATTTCGAGCTGACGCTGCATTATGGGCGGATGCGCGCATTGCTCTCCTCGGCCTCGATCGTTCCGGCGCCGAGGCCGCGCTTTGCCGTTCACGGCACCAAAGCGAGCTTCGTCAAACATGGGCTCGACCCGCAGGAAGCGCAGCTGCGCGCCGGCGCGCGCGCCGACGACCCGTACCACGGCGTCGAGGAGCCGGCGCAATATGGTGTGCTGGTCTCCAGTGACGGATCGAAGCAAACCGTTCCTTCTGAGCGCGGCGACTATCGGCGCTTCTATTCGGGCGTCGCGCAGGCAATCTACGAGCAGGTACCGCCGCCGGTGGCCCCGGCCGATGCGCTTGCCTGCCTCAGGATCATCGAGCTGTCCCGGCAGAGCGCGGCAGAGGGCCGATCGTTACCGTTCTGATATGATCGGGCTCGGGCATTTCCCTTAGGTGGGACGGCGTGGCGATGCGTCTATACAAAACGCTTTCCGCGGCCGCGTTCCGAGACTAGGGATTTTGCATGCTGAGCCTTCTGGCTGCGCTGTCCAATGGCAGCTACGCGCCGCATGGGGCGGCCATGGCCTGGCGATCCGACCTTTTATGGTCGAATGTCGCCGCCGACGCGATTCTGGCGCTTGCTTATTTCTTGATCGCGCTGGGCCTCGCCGTGCTGATCCGCCGCCGCCGCGATTTCGCGTTCGGCTGGATGTTTTGGTGCTTCGCGCTTTTCCTGGCCGCGGACTCGCTCAATCATTTAATGAGCATTGTCACTTTGTGGCATCCTTTCTATGGCTTGCAGGCAATAGTTAAGGGGTTGACCGCTGCTGCGTCGATCGCGACGGCGATTGCCCTCTGGCCTCTCGTCTCAAAGGTGATTTCGATGCCCTCGCGCGCGCAGCTCTCTGCCGCAAATGCCGAACTGGAAGCTATCGTCGAGGAGCGCGACGCCGCACTCGCCGAGCTTCGCGAGCAGATCGCGCATCGGCGCGATCTCGAGGCAGCGTTGCTCCAGTCGCAGAAGCTCGAGGCGATCGGCCAATTGACCGGCGGCATCGCGCACGATTTCAACAATTTGCTGCAGGCCGTTGCCGGCAATCTGGAGCTGATCGCCCGCAAGCCCGACGATATCGACCGCGTCGTCAGCTGGAGCGCTAGCGCACTGAATGCCGTCGAGCGCGGACGGCTGCTCACGGGGCAACTCCTCGCCTTTTCGAGCAAGCAGCGCGTCGACCTCCAGTCGGTGCGGCTCACCGAACTGATCGGCGGAGTCAAGGATTTGCTCGAGCGGGCCGTGGCGCCGCTCGGCCAGGTGGGAGTCGAACGGATCGACCCCGGCCTCAACGTGGAAGTGGATGCGCTCCAGCTCGAACTGGCGCTGCTCAACCTCGCCTTCAACGCGCGCGATGCGATGCCCGAAGGCGGCACGTTGACGATCTCGGCCGAGCATCGCAGCGGCGCGGTGTCCCCCGAGCTGCCGGTCGGCGATTATGTCGCACTTATTCTGTCGGACACCGGCGTCGGCATGTCACCGGAAGTGCGCGCCCGCGCGGCAGAGCCGTTCTTCACCACCAAGGCGGCGGGGAAGGGCACCGGCATGGGGCTTTCCATGGCGCTCGGCGTGGCGCGTCGCTCGGGCGGATCACTTGCGATCGATAGCGAAGAGGGGCGGGGAACCGCGATCACGCTGTTCTTGCGGGTGGCCGCCGGTCAGCCGCGGCGGATCGTCGGCGACGATGCCCGGTCGGATACCCGGATCGATCTTTCGGGATACACCATCGCGCTGGTCGACGACGACGCGCAGGTGCGCGGCTCACTGGCCGATACGCTGATTTCGGCCGGAGCGACGGTGCGCGAGGCAGCGGACGGCGGGGCAGGGGTCGAACTCGTCCGTAGCGTTCGCCCCGATCTGCTGGTGGTCGACTTCGCGATGCCGGGGATGACCGGCGCCGATGTCGTCGGGCAGGTGCGCGAGGAACACCCCGATCTGCCGGTCGTACTCGTTACCGGCTTTGCCGACACCGCGAAGCTCAACGCAGTTGCCGACGCCAGCGTGGCGGTGCTGTGGAAACCCTTCGAGGCGCAGGAATTGCTGCGGAAGGTCGCCGGGCTGCTCCGCCGCTAGGGCAAGGCGCGGCGCAGTTCCTCGATCCATGTCGTCGCGACGCTGTCCGAAGGCGCCCGCCAGTCGCCGCGCGGGCTGAGCGCGCCGCCGGCCGAAACCTTGGGGCCGTTGGGCATGGCCGAGCGCTTGAACTGGCTGGTCTGGAAGAAGCGGAACAGGAAGGTCTCGAGCCATTTGGCGATGGTCTCTAGATCGTACTCGTTGCGCCCCGCCTCGAAGCCGATCGGCCACAGTCCGGCTTCGCGATCCCGCCATGCATGCCAGGCGAGAAAGGCGATCTTCGAGGGGCGCAGACCGTGGCGGACCACGTAATGGAGGAAGAAATCGTGGAGCTCATAGGGGCCGATGCGGTCCTGCGTACTCTGCATCTTGCCGTCGGCGTCCGCGGGGACGAGTTCGGGCGAGATCTCCGTGTTCAGTATCTGGTCCAGCGTGGTGGCGGCATCGTCGGCGAACTGACCGGTCTGCAAGGTCCAGCGGATAAGATATTGTATCAGTGTCTTCGGAACCCCCGCATTGACGCCATAATGGCTCATCTGATCGCCGACGCCATAAGTGCACCAGCCGAGCGCCAGCTCGGACAGGTCGCCGGTGCCGACAACGAAGCCCTGACGCTGGTTGGCGAGGCGGAAGAGATAGTCGGTGCGCAGTCCCGCCTGAACGTTCTCGAAAGTCACGTCATAGACCGGCTGGCCTTCGGCGAACGGATGGCCGAGATCGGCCAGCATCTGCCGCGCCGTGGGTCGGATGTCGATTTCCTCGCCGGTGACACCCAACGCCCGCATCAGCGCCCAGGCATTCGCCTTCGTCGCTTCCCCGGTCGCGAAACCGGGCATGGTGAAGCCGAGAATCTCCGAACGCGGCCGGCCGAGCCGGTCCATCGCCTTGCACGCGACGATCAGCGCATGCGTCGAATCGAGCCCGCCCGAGACACCGATCACAAGATGCTTGCTGCCAGTAGATTCGAGCCGCTTTCGAAGGCCCTCGACCTGGATGTTGAAAGCTTCGTAGCAATCCTCCTCCAGCCGCGCAGGGGTATTGGGTACGAAGGGGAAGCGGCGTAGCGGGCGGATGAGCCCACGATCGGCCATGTCGGGCTGATGCGCGAAGGCGATGCGGCGGAAGCGCATCTCGGGATGGCTGGCGTAGCGCGTGCTGTCGTTGAAGGTGCCGTTGCGCATCCGCTCGAGCCGCAGCCGTTCGAGATCGAGATCGGCGCACACCACTTCGGTGGTCAGCTCGAAACGTTCGGAGCGGGCGAGCAATTCGCCGGATTCGTAGATCAGGCCTTGGCCGTCCCAGGCGAGATCGGTGGTGCTCTCGCCGGGACCCGAGGCCGAATAGAGATAGGCCGAAAGCGTCCGCGCCGATTGCGCGGCGCAGAGCATTTCGCGCTCGCGCCCCTTGCCGATCACGATATTCGAGGCGGAGAGGTTGCACAGCACCAGGGCGCCGGCGAGCGCCCCATCGGTGGAGGGCGGGGTGGGCGCCCAATAATCCTCGCAAATCTCGATGTGGAAGACGAAGTCCTCGAGGTCGGACGCGGCGAAGATCAGATCGGCCCCGAATGGGGCGGTTTGCCCCGCGACAGTGATATCGAGTCCGGCGAGGCCCAGCCCCGAGGCGAACCAGCGTTTCTCGTAATATTCGCGGTAATTGGGCAGGAACTGCTTGGGCACCACGCCGAGGATGCGGCCGCGAGCGATCGCCAGCGCGCAATTGTAGAGCCGGCCGTTGCGGCGAAGCGCCGCACCGACCAGCAGCACCGGCTTCAATTTCGTGCTGGCCGCGACGATCGCGGCGATCCCCGCCTCGGTCGCATCGAGGATCGCGTCCTGCAAATGCAGGTCGTCGATCGCATAGGTTGTGACGTTGAGCTCGGGAAAGACCAGCAGGTCGGCGCCCTCGGCATCGCCCTGCTGCGCCAGCGCGATCGTCGCGGCGGCGTTGGCGGCGGGATCTCCCACGACAACCGAGGGCGTGCACACGCCCGCGCGGATCATACCCTGGCGGTGGAGCGAGAAAAACGGGTGGGACTTCGCCATCACAGCGCCTCCGATAGCATTTCAAGCCCGACGCGGAGGCATTCGATTCGCACCGGCCCGCGGCCGATGTCACCGAAATGCGCTTCGCGGTGCTCGGTCGGGCGACCGTCGCGTGCGCAAGCGAAATGGACCAGCCCCGGCTCGTCGCCGGGCGCACCCGCGCCGGCAAACCCGGTCACTGACAATGCGACCTGTGCCTTGCTGAAGCGCAATGCGCCCTCGGCCATGCGCCGTGCCACGGCTTCGCTGACGGCGCCTTCGGCTTCGATCAGCTCGGGAGCGATTCCGAGCATCTCGGCCTTGGCTTCGTTGGTATAGACGACGAAGCCCCGTTCGAACGCGTGGCTCGCGCCCTCGACATCGGTGAACAGCGAGGCGAGCAGACCGCCAGTGCAGCTTTCCGCGGTGGCGATCGACAGATCTTTGTCACAGGCACGCTCGAGCAGCTTGCGCGCGGCGGCGTCGA
Protein-coding regions in this window:
- a CDS encoding L,D-transpeptidase family protein, which codes for MQLGAAVASVVGLVSVPGLAQQTPAAPVVQSVPPVAPVQVVPLPTLSAAQAAQLGQLLADAGFAHGLRHDGTAKPRLDGNDAVVRAALDYARAVHSGRLDISDFQQDWGLRPVAYDPVPAFADAVKRDRIAAWFRALPPPYAGYDGLQKGLVNYRKIEANGGWATLAAGPDLAVGASGPRVAALRKRLAVEDSEVAAGGDKFDAALKEAVVRAQRRYGLNPTGLVSTGTLRALNVPAADRVRQIMANMERWRWLPSELPAKRIQVNIAAAVLTVFEGDAPIASMKAVTGRPGNETPMLQSRIHSIVLNPPWNVPAGIAAKELFPKGAAYLARNNYKIIGTGAARRIQQQPGPKSALGLYKFDFANPYAVYLHDTPAQAKFASFDRLDSHGCVRLEKPGPLAQLLLRNDPAWQPEQIDEALGKGKTLRVQLQPQDQVQVYLLYWTAFASANGQMNFRGDPYGWDKTLAAKIERRSAITAVAAR
- a CDS encoding GDSL-type esterase/lipase family protein, whose product is MVVRRGFLAGALALPLVAHAQPQESWEEKRQRQLKDDWPWLGRYAEENRQLRAAGTKTNIVFMGDSITEGWRGQRPAFFRPGRVGRGISGQTTPQMVLRMMADVVGLKPRYVHIMAATNDVAGNTGKITLAQTCHNFRMMTAIAQANRIHVLLASVPPADHFPWRQGLETVKPIRAINAWLKDYAKTAGATWIDYWPVLADEKGAMKPGLATDGVHPTDEGYDRMATVIEPFLRARKL
- a CDS encoding DUF7674 family protein produces the protein MQLPGVPIEDSYLAVVPTLKARFPAFALSEEYVLVDDCDDLPGVILAAFARYLATLAAAGTVMPELSRGIAAIEDLYGSNDSRIREAIRDEFIEAFDGSPSAVDLVRPLLGKPLAEDFARILQ
- a CDS encoding cupin domain-containing protein; amino-acid sequence: MRVTPRDAIIVGIAALSGWAIAASAQTAPAKLGPAVFDWARMEAKTTDVGAIRNLVRQPTATLDELEMHVTTLNPGLASHAPHTHPNEELVIVREGIVEVLNGGTWKRLGPGSVIFNASNSPHALRNVGATPATYHVINWKTPATPAN
- a CDS encoding Gfo/Idh/MocA family protein, whose protein sequence is MHRRTMLTGAGLAGITAALPPELLAAQSQSQGNAVSADAAPAGPEPTAKHRIKFGVIGLDHAHIYGMTDAMIRGGGTPVAFFATDPKQIETFGKRYGNGVKLAKSEDEILGDKGIQLIIGAPIPDLRAPLGIRAMRAGKDYLGDKPAVTSLDQLAEVRRAVKETGRKFAIMYSERLEVRAAVHAGDLVAQGAIGKVIQTVNLAPHRVSAPSRPDWFWDKARYGGILTDIGSHQADQFLFYTGSTSAQVVASQTGNLHWPDKPKFEDFGDMIATGNGGTGYIRVDWFTPDGLPTWGDGRLFLVGTEGSIELRKYVDVAGRPGGNHLFITDKKGVRYVDCSKVPLPFGPQFVTDVVERSSIAQDQDQALLAAELVLTAQKNATRPKLG
- a CDS encoding Gfo/Idh/MocA family protein, with the protein product MTLETTRRGILKTGAALAAPTIVPASVFGQNAPSNRVVIGAIGVGRISRIHDMKEVHKHKDAQIVAVCDVDTVRLGAGKELVDSRYTASTGKPYAGTRMYHDYRELLANKEIDAVLISTPDHQHAPQAVHAVRAGKHVYLQKPAALTIAEGRAMADAVKASGRIVQIGSQQRAQDPWPQFHRACELVRNGRIGTLRHVEVGLPGDPSGPEAPAMPVPRNLNYDAWLGTTPEVPYTEIGVHPQDSFENRPGWLRIEQYGAGMITGWGSHHIDTAHWGMDMEHSGPVEIWGKAEFPKSGLWNVHGAFETHARYANGVTMTVSGALPNGVKFIGDKGWIFVTRSGAVTASDPSGPQIDPLQASDPKILTSVIGPNEVHLLKVPEQHRNWLDAILTSVPVSAPAEVGHRACSTCLLHWTAMKTGRRLKWDPKAERFLGDDEANAMLRRPQRAKYAI
- a CDS encoding oxidoreductase, which gives rise to MIRTGLIGYGLGGSAFHAPLIDAVPELELAAIVTSRADAVGERYPGVQAVPDVAALLVDPDIALVVISTPNDTHFPLAGAALEAGKHVVIDKPFANTVAEAEALIALAEVKGRVLSVFHNRRWDGDFLTLRNLVDQGSFGEITLYEARWDRFRPALRDSWHENAGPGGGILIDLGPHLIDQALALFGPPERVTADITAQRKGSLVDDYFELTLHYGRMRALLSSASIVPAPRPRFAVHGTKASFVKHGLDPQEAQLRAGARADDPYHGVEEPAQYGVLVSSDGSKQTVPSERGDYRRFYSGVAQAIYEQVPPPVAPADALACLRIIELSRQSAAEGRSLPF